The Patescibacteria group bacterium genome has a segment encoding these proteins:
- a CDS encoding nucleoside-diphosphate kinase, whose product MDNPRQERTFLMVKPDGVRRGLTGEIIKRIEQRGLKVVALQMFQPTQKQMDDHYPKDEVWIKRVGEKTLQTYEKYGYDAIQEVGTIDTLEIGKMVRGWLIDFMTSAPLVKMIIQGVHAVDMVRKLAGPTMPSMAEMGTIRGDYSVDSPVAANKGKRAVRNIVHASETPEEANHEISHWFSPDDIHEYSRSVDQVAF is encoded by the coding sequence ATGGACAACCCAAGGCAAGAAAGAACATTTTTAATGGTAAAACCTGATGGCGTAAGGAGAGGTTTAACAGGAGAAATTATAAAAAGAATAGAGCAACGTGGACTAAAAGTAGTAGCTCTACAAATGTTTCAACCAACTCAGAAACAAATGGATGATCATTATCCAAAAGATGAAGTTTGGATAAAAAGAGTAGGTGAAAAAACACTTCAAACATATGAAAAATATGGATACGATGCAATACAAGAGGTTGGTACAATAGATACTCTTGAAATAGGAAAAATGGTAAGAGGTTGGTTAATAGACTTCATGACATCAGCACCACTTGTAAAAATGATAATTCAAGGTGTACATGCTGTTGATATGGTTCGAAAATTGGCTGGTCCTACAATGCCATCTATGGCTGAAATGGGAACAATAAGAGGGGATTATTCAGTTGATTCACCAGTTGCTGCAAACAAAGGCAAAAGAGCTGTAAGAAATATAGTTCATGCGTCTGAAACACCTGAAGAAGCAAATCATGAAATAAGTCATTGGTTTTCTCCTGATGACATACATGAATATTCAAGGAGCGTGGATCAAGTAGCATTTTAA
- a CDS encoding acetate/propionate family kinase gives MTKEKSKILILNSGSTSLKFKIFDNDKNEFANGIIEKIGSQKSIIDLDGKIDHYKISDHKEALNIIKNKFQNIKFDFIVHRIVHGGSEFTKPVILNKSTIEKIEKYNDLAPLHNPINLSTAQESLSIWKNTKQYGVFDTMFFSTLEEKVYTYPINLSFSKKYNIRKFGFHGFSHQKMLEDSAKILKKNKNKCNLITCHLGGGSSISAIKNGKAIEISMGFTPNSGLMMLTRSGDIDSSIINFLNKKHNVNIERIDKMINFESGIKGISNLDDLRDVMILNGYKIKNYKTHIIKSDNNKKLAKLALNMFIYKIQRYISSYITLMPNIDAIVFSGGIGERNADIRKLIFKNLYIKNLATNKQGNIKEIVIKANEELAILNSIIKK, from the coding sequence ATGACAAAAGAAAAAAGCAAAATATTAATACTAAATAGTGGAAGTACATCTCTAAAATTCAAAATTTTTGATAATGACAAAAATGAATTTGCAAATGGAATAATAGAAAAAATTGGATCACAAAAGTCTATAATAGACTTAGATGGAAAAATAGATCATTACAAAATTTCAGATCACAAAGAAGCATTAAATATTATAAAAAATAAATTTCAGAATATAAAGTTTGATTTTATTGTTCATAGAATAGTTCATGGTGGAAGTGAATTTACAAAACCAGTAATATTAAACAAGTCTACTATAGAAAAAATTGAAAAATACAATGACCTGGCTCCGCTTCACAATCCAATAAACCTAAGCACAGCACAAGAATCATTATCTATTTGGAAAAACACAAAACAATATGGTGTATTTGATACTATGTTTTTTTCTACATTAGAAGAAAAAGTATATACATATCCAATAAACTTATCTTTCAGCAAAAAATATAATATCAGAAAATTTGGATTTCATGGATTTTCACATCAGAAAATGTTGGAAGATAGTGCAAAAATTTTGAAAAAAAATAAAAACAAATGCAATTTAATAACTTGCCATTTAGGTGGTGGATCTAGTATTTCAGCTATAAAAAATGGTAAAGCAATAGAAATATCTATGGGTTTTACACCAAATTCAGGACTTATGATGCTCACAAGATCTGGGGATATAGACTCATCCATTATCAATTTCTTGAACAAAAAACACAATGTAAATATAGAGAGAATTGATAAAATGATAAATTTTGAGTCAGGAATAAAGGGTATTTCTAATTTAGATGATCTTCGGGATGTAATGATACTAAATGGATATAAAATCAAAAACTACAAAACTCATATTATAAAAAGTGATAACAATAAAAAACTAGCAAAATTAGCACTAAACATGTTTATATACAAAATTCAAAGATATATATCATCATACATAACACTTATGCCAAATATAGATGCGATAGTTTTTAGCGGTGGAATAGGAGAGAGAAATGCTGATATAAGAAAATTAATTTTCAAAAATTTGTATATAAAAAACTTAGCCACCAATAAGCAAGGAAATATAAAAGAAATTGTAATTAAGGCAAATGAAGAATTGGCAATATTGAATTCTATAATAAAAAAATAA
- the pduL gene encoding phosphate propanoyltransferase — protein MADKLEVEIEYSNRHIHITKDLFEKLYGPEYELTMKNKLSQSDDFASNETVMIMGPKGKIENVRILGPYRDKTQVEILKSDTYILGIDTPIKLSGDLDNTPGIKIVGPINEVDLESGLIIAKRHLHISPDEAEEMNLKDGQKIKLELTGDRALIFDEIVVRIGEGFVKKIHLDLDEANAANIKQNTKGNIIL, from the coding sequence ATGGCGGATAAATTAGAAGTAGAAATAGAATATTCAAATAGACACATACATATAACAAAAGATTTGTTTGAAAAATTATATGGCCCAGAATATGAACTCACAATGAAAAATAAATTATCTCAGTCAGATGATTTTGCATCAAATGAAACTGTAATGATAATGGGACCAAAAGGAAAAATTGAAAATGTTAGAATTCTTGGACCATACAGAGATAAAACTCAAGTAGAAATTCTCAAATCTGATACATATATATTAGGAATAGACACCCCAATAAAATTGTCTGGAGATTTAGACAATACTCCAGGTATAAAAATAGTAGGACCAATAAACGAAGTGGATTTGGAAAGTGGGCTTATAATAGCAAAAAGACATTTACATATTTCTCCTGATGAGGCAGAAGAAATGAATTTGAAAGATGGACAAAAAATAAAATTAGAACTAACTGGAGATAGAGCTTTAATATTTGATGAAATAGTTGTAAGAATCGGAGAAGGATTTGTAAAAAAAATTCATCTTGATTTGGATGAAGCAAATGCAGCTAACATAAAACAAAACACAAAAGGCAATATAATATTATGA
- a CDS encoding response regulator: MPDKKTKVLIVEDETMLVNMYIAKFEKEGFETVQAENGKKGIEVAREEKPDIILLDIIMPEMDGFMVLKELKSTPETKNIPIIMLTNLGQEEDVEKGNKLGAIGYLVKANLTPSQVVDKVKEVLSKK; encoded by the coding sequence ATGCCGGATAAAAAAACAAAAGTATTAATAGTAGAGGACGAGACAATGCTCGTAAATATGTATATAGCAAAATTTGAAAAAGAAGGTTTTGAAACTGTACAGGCTGAAAATGGAAAAAAAGGAATTGAAGTTGCAAGAGAAGAAAAGCCTGATATAATACTCCTTGATATAATAATGCCTGAAATGGATGGTTTTATGGTATTAAAAGAATTGAAATCAACACCTGAAACAAAAAATATACCAATAATCATGCTTACAAATCTAGGACAAGAAGAAGATGTAGAAAAAGGGAATAAACTTGGTGCTATAGGATATTTAGTAAAAGCAAATCTTACCCCTTCTCAAGTTGTAGATAAAGTAAAAGAAGTATTATCAAAAAAATAA
- a CDS encoding carbohydrate kinase family protein: protein MKKYDIITIGGATQDIMYYTSDAEIINNKKNILKQKLIAFEYGAKILSNDITITFGGGGMNTAINCSILGLKTSTFLNLGTDWIGELILKELKNKKVDTKYITQDKKYYSGFSFIINYKHDNEHTIFGHRGSNNELIISKEKLAKINAKWFYIASLSGKENIIKQNIDNIFKKATAKNIKIAWNPGEKQIKYGNKFFKKYLKNINFFNINKDEAIELVSSSGIKTNNIENIIRIIHSWGAEIVSITDGINGAYIFDGKKLYYKKATIQKCMNTTGAGDAYGSSFVSGMILYKNDLEKSLKLAIQQSGNVVSKIGAQRGLMKRNEIEKLLKFKK from the coding sequence ATGAAGAAATACGACATTATCACAATAGGTGGAGCAACGCAGGATATAATGTATTATACTAGCGATGCCGAAATAATAAACAACAAAAAAAATATTTTAAAACAAAAACTTATCGCTTTTGAATATGGAGCAAAAATACTTTCAAATGACATCACAATAACATTTGGTGGTGGTGGCATGAATACTGCTATAAATTGCTCTATTTTAGGATTAAAAACATCTACATTTTTAAACTTGGGAACAGATTGGATAGGGGAATTAATTTTAAAGGAATTAAAAAACAAAAAAGTAGATACAAAGTATATAACTCAAGATAAAAAATATTATTCTGGTTTTTCTTTTATAATAAATTACAAACATGATAATGAACACACTATATTTGGTCATCGTGGCTCAAATAATGAACTAATTATATCAAAAGAAAAATTAGCAAAAATAAATGCAAAATGGTTTTATATAGCATCTCTTAGTGGCAAAGAAAATATTATAAAACAAAACATAGATAATATATTCAAAAAAGCTACTGCAAAAAATATAAAAATTGCATGGAATCCGGGAGAGAAACAAATTAAATATGGAAACAAATTTTTCAAAAAATATTTAAAAAATATAAACTTTTTCAATATAAACAAAGATGAAGCAATAGAATTAGTATCATCTTCTGGAATAAAAACTAATAATATAGAAAATATTATAAGAATAATACATTCATGGGGTGCAGAAATAGTGTCTATAACAGATGGCATAAATGGTGCATATATATTTGATGGCAAAAAGTTATATTACAAAAAAGCTACTATACAAAAATGTATGAATACGACAGGAGCAGGGGACGCATATGGATCAAGTTTTGTATCAGGTATGATATTATACAAAAATGATTTAGAAAAAAGTCTAAAACTTGCAATACAGCAAAGTGGAAATGTCGTATCAAAAATAGGTGCACAACGTGGACTTATGAAAAGAAATGAAATAGAAAAATTGTTAAAATTTAAAAAATAA